taagaaattataaaaaaaaaagtaaaggaAAAATAAATGCAAACtctaaactcgggttgcctcccggaagcgcttctttttaaggactCATTAGTTGGACTCCTCCCATTCTATGTGGCTGCAATTCCTTCGAGCAACATCAACTCTTCCATGCCTTCATTCCTTGGGACTCCTTCTTCATACTTTTTGACTCTATGTCTATTGACCTTGAAAGGGGTACCATCTTTTGACAATAGATCTATAGCACCACGTGGAAACACCTTCTTCACTAAAAAAGGACCATCCCATCTTGACTTGAGTTTGCCCGAGAAGAGTTTTAGCCTTGAATTAAAGAGCAACACCTTTTGCCCTTCATGAAATTCTTTATTTTCCTTGATCCTC
The genomic region above belongs to Lactuca sativa cultivar Salinas chromosome 4, Lsat_Salinas_v11, whole genome shotgun sequence and contains:
- the LOC111919235 gene encoding uncharacterized protein LOC111919235; its protein translation is MCNFNMEELKNNRLMQMNALEELRNDAYTSSLIYKEKTKNWHDKRIKENKEFHEGQKVLLFNSRLKLFSGKLKSRWDGPFLVKKVFPRGAIDLLSKDGTPFKVNRHRVKKYEEGVPRNEGMEELMLLEGIAAT